In one Neobacillus sp. CF12 genomic region, the following are encoded:
- a CDS encoding superoxide dismutase family protein: protein MKRVWMIIPLLLLAGCLEQDITKLDVKMINDKGDSIGNITLQEVSSGVKVNVKLNNLPPGEHALHIHEKGKCQKPDFKATGNHFNPDDKEHGLLHPKGSHAGDLPNLIVEDDGSVKADLMAANVTLKKEDKKSLFTKEGTTLVIHEEKDDGMTQPEGDSGKRIACGEISKDGKK, encoded by the coding sequence GTGAAAAGAGTTTGGATGATTATTCCACTACTTCTTCTTGCCGGTTGCTTGGAACAGGATATAACAAAACTTGATGTTAAAATGATAAATGATAAGGGAGACTCCATAGGAAACATCACATTACAAGAGGTGTCCAGTGGTGTAAAAGTAAATGTGAAATTAAATAATCTTCCTCCAGGAGAGCATGCTCTTCATATTCATGAAAAAGGAAAATGTCAGAAACCTGATTTCAAAGCAACGGGTAATCATTTCAACCCTGATGATAAAGAACATGGTCTATTGCACCCGAAGGGGTCACATGCAGGTGATCTACCTAATCTAATTGTAGAGGATGACGGTTCAGTAAAAGCAGATCTAATGGCCGCGAATGTAACGTTAAAGAAAGAAGATAAGAAATCACTTTTTACTAAAGAAGGAACTACCCTTGTTATTCATGAAGAAAAAGATGATGGGATGACTCAGCCTGAAGGAGATTCAGGAAAAAGGATTGCGTGCGGTGAAATATCCAAAGATGGAAAGAAATAA
- a CDS encoding DHHA1 domain-containing protein has protein sequence MKKKLYYQDAYIRSFTAKVVTKGKDEAGYFIVLDQTAFYPTGGGQPHDVGTIENHAVLNVEEVDGEVRHYLDTELDDENATVSGIIDWDRRFDHMQQHAGQHILSAAFEQLLGYKTIGFHLGSELLTIDLDTDNLLEIEVEKVQELANRIIIENRSIETKWVTEEDLANYDLRKETKVKEDIRLVIIPDFDYNGCGGTHPKSTGEVQAIKILDWEKQKKKIRVQFVCGNRVIKQLNQKNKVLLELTKLLNAPEIDMQQAVIRLLENVKTKEKELEETLEALLLQEAKSLLGKSKKEKNIVGEAFHNRSVQELQKLARYIVAEEEATIVLFVSQNDNRLQLVCARGSEETVSMKKLIGNALIIINGKGGGSDSFAQGGGEALLSGEQMLQHLMESIQ, from the coding sequence ATGAAAAAGAAATTATATTATCAAGATGCTTATATACGATCATTTACTGCTAAAGTTGTTACAAAAGGGAAGGATGAGGCTGGATACTTTATTGTGTTGGATCAAACGGCATTCTACCCAACAGGCGGTGGACAACCGCATGATGTTGGAACTATTGAGAATCATGCAGTCCTAAATGTGGAAGAAGTGGATGGGGAGGTCCGTCATTACCTCGACACTGAATTAGATGATGAAAACGCAACGGTATCTGGTATTATCGATTGGGATAGGCGATTTGATCATATGCAGCAGCACGCAGGACAGCATATTCTCTCAGCTGCCTTTGAACAACTATTAGGATACAAAACAATAGGCTTTCATTTAGGAAGCGAACTACTAACAATTGATTTAGATACAGATAATCTTTTGGAAATTGAAGTTGAAAAAGTACAAGAGCTGGCTAACCGAATCATTATTGAAAATCGATCAATTGAAACAAAGTGGGTAACAGAAGAAGATCTAGCCAATTATGATTTGCGTAAAGAGACGAAAGTAAAAGAGGATATTAGACTCGTTATTATTCCAGACTTTGACTATAACGGATGTGGTGGAACCCATCCTAAATCCACCGGAGAAGTACAGGCAATTAAAATCCTAGACTGGGAAAAGCAAAAGAAAAAAATTCGTGTACAATTTGTATGTGGAAATCGTGTTATAAAACAATTAAACCAAAAAAACAAGGTGTTATTAGAGCTAACTAAACTACTCAATGCTCCTGAAATAGATATGCAGCAAGCTGTCATTCGACTTCTAGAGAATGTTAAAACGAAAGAAAAAGAATTAGAAGAAACACTTGAGGCACTGCTCCTCCAGGAAGCAAAGAGTTTATTAGGGAAAAGTAAAAAGGAGAAAAACATTGTAGGTGAAGCTTTTCATAATCGAAGTGTTCAGGAGTTACAGAAGTTAGCACGATATATCGTAGCAGAAGAAGAAGCAACGATTGTTCTATTTGTTTCTCAAAATGATAATAGGTTACAACTAGTATGTGCGCGAGGGTCGGAAGAGACTGTTAGTATGAAAAAATTAATTGGAAACGCACTTATTATCATTAATGGTAAAGGAGGAGGAAGTGATTCTTTTGCACAAGGAGGCGGAGAAGCGCTTCTATCAGGGGAACAAATGCTGCAACATTTAATGGAGTCAATTCAGTAG
- a CDS encoding PH domain-containing protein, giving the protein MGFFDGMMGNAAEVNPAEAQREFARILAVDERIEKAYKLIRDLFIFTNKRLILVDKQGLTGKKVEYHSIPYKSITHFSIETAGSFDLDAELKIWISGNALPLQKQFNKNLNIYELQTVLAEYVLK; this is encoded by the coding sequence ATGGGATTTTTTGATGGTATGATGGGAAATGCTGCAGAGGTTAATCCAGCAGAAGCCCAAAGGGAATTTGCTAGAATCCTTGCTGTAGATGAAAGAATTGAAAAAGCCTATAAATTGATTAGAGATTTATTTATTTTTACAAATAAACGGCTAATACTTGTGGATAAGCAAGGGTTAACAGGTAAGAAGGTTGAGTATCATTCCATTCCCTATAAAAGTATTACCCATTTTAGTATCGAGACGGCAGGAAGCTTTGATTTGGATGCAGAATTAAAAATCTGGATCTCAGGGAATGCACTTCCTCTACAAAAGCAATTTAACAAGAACTTAAATATCTATGAACTTCAGACGGTACTTGCGGAATATGTATTAAAATAG
- a CDS encoding DUF1871 family protein: MESEMKTNLQFVDVLNEWDPFKLKNGNYDPEIADTIQAIHELDNPEELAVRIQSIYEFSFEKTIPIDQCLNVARELLAIKDNDSCNI, from the coding sequence ATGGAAAGTGAAATGAAAACTAATCTGCAATTTGTAGACGTATTAAATGAATGGGATCCATTCAAATTAAAGAATGGCAATTATGACCCTGAAATAGCCGATACGATCCAGGCCATCCATGAATTAGACAACCCAGAGGAACTTGCGGTTAGAATACAAAGCATATATGAATTTTCCTTCGAGAAAACGATTCCTATCGACCAATGCTTAAACGTGGCGAGGGAGTTACTAGCAATAAAGGATAACGACTCCTGTAACATATAA
- a CDS encoding alpha/beta hydrolase produces MEEKVYYRNQLVNNINIYYEFYPNPNARKTLVLLHGFLSSTFSFRRLIPYLNKEFQVLSIDLPPFGKSEKSNNFIYSYSNLAQTVIELVQTLGLNEITLIGHSMGGQIVLNILHQQPDIADKAVLLCSSSYAKRSRLPLIIGSYMPYFHLYVKFYLARSGIMKNLQNVVHDHTLISDEMLFGYLQPFLKDEIFLALTRMIRDHEGDLSAGELSRITHPCLLIWGEYDRVVPLSVGERLTKDLTRSELVILRDTGHLVPEERPEDVFLHIKQFLA; encoded by the coding sequence GTGGAAGAGAAAGTTTATTATCGTAATCAGCTGGTTAATAATATTAATATTTACTATGAATTCTATCCCAATCCTAATGCACGTAAGACGCTGGTACTGCTTCATGGATTTCTTTCCTCCACTTTTAGCTTTCGACGGTTAATCCCTTACTTAAACAAAGAGTTTCAAGTCCTTTCCATTGATCTCCCTCCCTTTGGCAAGAGCGAGAAAAGCAATAATTTTATTTATTCCTATAGCAATCTTGCTCAAACCGTTATTGAGTTAGTGCAAACACTTGGCTTAAATGAAATCACCCTTATTGGACATTCTATGGGCGGACAAATCGTCCTTAATATCCTGCATCAACAGCCCGATATAGCTGATAAGGCGGTCCTGCTTTGCAGTTCATCTTATGCAAAACGTTCTAGACTACCTTTAATTATTGGGAGTTATATGCCCTACTTCCATTTATATGTAAAGTTTTATCTGGCTCGTTCAGGTATAATGAAAAATCTTCAGAATGTCGTTCATGACCATACATTAATAAGTGATGAAATGCTATTTGGTTATTTACAGCCTTTTTTAAAGGATGAAATATTTTTGGCATTAACGAGAATGATTCGCGATCATGAAGGTGATTTATCAGCTGGAGAACTAAGCCGCATTACTCATCCATGTTTATTAATTTGGGGCGAGTATGACAGAGTTGTCCCACTTTCAGTCGGGGAACGTTTAACAAAGGATTTGACTAGGTCAGAATTGGTTATTTTAAGGGATACGGGTCATTTAGTTCCCGAAGAACGTCCTGAAGATGTGTTTTTGCATATTAAACAATTCTTAGCATAA
- a CDS encoding helix-turn-helix transcriptional regulator has protein sequence MNTIGRTIKSYREHLKMTREELAQKIRVGTQTIEKYESGEQIPSTQTLLKLSTVLDIPASELLLDQQDQHI, from the coding sequence ATGAATACTATTGGCCGTACAATTAAAAGTTATCGAGAACATTTAAAAATGACACGAGAGGAATTGGCACAAAAGATTAGAGTAGGAACACAGACCATCGAAAAATATGAATCTGGGGAGCAAATCCCAAGCACCCAAACTCTTCTGAAGTTGTCTACCGTCCTTGATATCCCTGCATCCGAACTATTATTAGATCAACAAGACCAACACATTTAA
- the yugI gene encoding S1 domain-containing post-transcriptional regulator GSP13: MTEKIETGSIVLGKVTGIQPYGAFIALDENTQGLVHISEITHGYVKDINDHLKVGDEVKVKVLSIDENAGKIGLSIRATEEAPVQQAVAKPKKPRKRQAAAIVPEVDGQQGFNTLKDKLQEWIDQSQREDLIKK; encoded by the coding sequence ATGACAGAAAAGATCGAAACTGGAAGTATTGTATTGGGCAAAGTAACTGGAATTCAACCATATGGTGCGTTCATAGCATTAGATGAAAATACACAAGGACTTGTGCATATTTCAGAAATCACGCATGGCTATGTAAAAGATATTAACGACCATCTTAAAGTTGGAGATGAAGTGAAGGTAAAAGTATTATCCATTGACGAAAATGCAGGTAAAATTGGTTTATCTATCCGTGCAACAGAAGAAGCACCTGTTCAACAGGCTGTTGCTAAACCAAAGAAACCACGCAAGCGTCAAGCAGCTGCTATCGTACCAGAAGTTGATGGCCAACAAGGCTTTAACACGTTAAAAGATAAGCTGCAAGAATGGATTGACCAGTCTCAACGCGAAGATTTAATTAAGAAATAA
- a CDS encoding ornithine--oxo-acid transaminase, with protein MTSELETKRLIEQTEKYGANNYHPLPIVISRAEGVWVEDPEGNKYMDMLSAYSAVNQGHRHPKIIQALKDQADRVTLTSRAFHNDQLGPWYEKICKLTNKEMALPMNTGAEAVETAIKAARRWSYDVKGVAQDQAEIIACVGNFHGRTMTAVSLSSEAEYKRGFGPMLPGIKLIPYGDLDALKSAISTNTAAFLIEPIQGEAGIVIPPEGFMKAAYDVCKENNILFIADEIQAGLARTGKMFACEWEGFEPDMYILGKALGGGVFPISCVVANKDILSVFNPGSHGSTFGGNPLACAVSIAALDVLVDEKLSDKSLELGEYFVSKLKDIQNPKIKEIRGRGLFIGVELTEPARKYCEELKGQGLLCKETHDTVIRFAPPLIISKDELDWAIERIKKVLG; from the coding sequence ATGACATCAGAACTGGAAACAAAAAGGTTAATTGAACAAACGGAAAAATATGGTGCTAATAATTACCATCCGCTGCCAATTGTGATTTCACGTGCTGAAGGAGTTTGGGTAGAAGACCCCGAAGGCAATAAATATATGGATATGTTAAGTGCTTATTCTGCCGTAAACCAAGGCCATCGTCATCCAAAAATCATACAAGCATTAAAGGATCAAGCGGATAGGGTGACGTTAACCTCACGTGCCTTTCATAATGATCAATTAGGACCGTGGTATGAGAAGATATGTAAATTAACCAATAAAGAAATGGCGCTGCCAATGAATACCGGTGCTGAGGCAGTTGAAACAGCCATTAAGGCAGCCCGCCGCTGGTCTTATGATGTAAAGGGTGTTGCACAGGACCAAGCCGAAATTATCGCTTGTGTGGGCAACTTTCATGGCAGAACGATGACGGCAGTTTCCTTATCATCGGAAGCTGAATATAAAAGAGGTTTCGGACCAATGCTCCCAGGGATAAAACTTATCCCTTATGGAGATTTAGACGCTTTAAAATCGGCAATCTCCACTAATACCGCTGCATTTTTAATCGAACCTATTCAAGGCGAGGCTGGGATCGTTATTCCCCCAGAAGGATTTATGAAAGCAGCCTATGATGTATGTAAAGAAAATAATATACTCTTTATTGCGGATGAGATTCAAGCTGGGTTAGCTCGTACAGGAAAAATGTTTGCGTGTGAATGGGAAGGTTTTGAACCAGATATGTATATCCTTGGTAAAGCACTGGGCGGAGGTGTATTCCCTATTTCATGTGTAGTGGCAAACAAAGACATTTTAAGTGTGTTCAATCCAGGATCTCACGGTTCAACCTTTGGAGGAAACCCACTAGCATGTGCGGTATCAATCGCAGCACTAGATGTTCTTGTTGACGAAAAGCTTTCCGATAAATCATTGGAATTAGGGGAATATTTTGTAAGCAAATTAAAGGACATCCAAAACCCTAAGATTAAGGAAATAAGAGGTAGAGGGTTGTTTATCGGGGTAGAATTGACCGAGCCAGCACGTAAGTATTGTGAAGAATTAAAAGGACAAGGGCTTTTATGTAAGGAAACACATGATACAGTGATTCGTTTTGCCCCTCCTCTGATTATTAGTAAAGATGAGTTAGATTGGGCTATTGAACGCATTAAAAAAGTGCTTGGCTAA
- a CDS encoding Glu/Leu/Phe/Val dehydrogenase yields MGKNDVTNRVGENDKEEENLNLLTSTQIVIHDALKRLGFPENAFELLKEPVRMLNVRIPVRMDDGSVKVFSGYRAQHNDSVGPTIGGVRFHPKIHEDEVKALSMWMSLKCGIADLPFGGGKGGILCNPRTLSFGELERLSRGYVRAISQIVGPTKDIPAPDMYTNSQIMAWMMDEYSRLRKFDSPGFITGKPLILGGSEGREEAGALGAAICIEEAAKIRGLTIKGARIIVQGFGNAGSYIAKFMHELGAIVVGISDVYGALYDPDGLNIEYLLHRRDSFGTFTTLFDGTITNEELLEQECDILVPAATSNQITAKNANSIKAKIVVEAANGPTTIEATRILSERGILLVPDVLAGSGGVTVSYFEWVQNKQGYYWDENEVKARLRRKMVSAFQQIYEISKNSNVNLRVAAYMVGVRKMVEASEFRGWI; encoded by the coding sequence ATGGGGAAGAATGATGTAACAAATCGTGTAGGTGAAAATGATAAAGAGGAAGAAAACTTAAATCTTCTTACATCAACACAGATTGTTATTCATGATGCACTAAAACGACTTGGGTTTCCGGAAAATGCATTTGAATTGTTGAAGGAACCTGTAAGGATGCTGAATGTCAGGATTCCGGTTCGGATGGATGATGGTTCTGTTAAAGTTTTTTCTGGCTATCGGGCTCAACATAATGATTCGGTTGGTCCGACAATTGGTGGTGTTCGTTTTCATCCTAAAATCCATGAGGATGAGGTAAAAGCATTGTCGATGTGGATGAGTTTGAAATGCGGAATTGCTGACTTACCCTTTGGAGGTGGAAAGGGAGGTATTCTTTGTAACCCCCGAACACTTTCATTTGGTGAACTTGAACGTTTAAGCCGCGGATATGTTCGTGCTATTAGTCAAATTGTCGGTCCAACCAAAGATATCCCGGCACCGGATATGTATACAAATTCTCAAATTATGGCCTGGATGATGGATGAATATAGCCGTCTTCGTAAATTCGACTCTCCTGGCTTTATTACAGGAAAGCCACTAATTCTCGGGGGCTCAGAAGGCAGGGAAGAAGCAGGGGCACTAGGAGCAGCAATTTGTATTGAAGAGGCTGCAAAAATACGCGGGCTTACCATTAAAGGAGCCCGTATCATTGTTCAAGGATTTGGTAATGCAGGCAGTTATATTGCAAAATTTATGCATGAATTAGGAGCTATTGTTGTTGGGATATCTGATGTATATGGTGCCCTTTACGACCCAGATGGTCTTAATATAGAGTATTTGCTGCATCGTCGCGACAGTTTTGGCACATTTACTACCCTATTTGACGGTACGATCACCAATGAAGAATTGCTTGAGCAAGAATGTGATATTCTTGTACCTGCAGCGACATCCAATCAAATTACAGCTAAAAATGCTAATAGCATAAAGGCCAAGATTGTTGTGGAGGCTGCCAATGGTCCTACAACGATAGAAGCAACAAGAATTCTGTCTGAACGGGGCATACTGCTTGTTCCAGATGTGTTGGCGGGATCTGGCGGCGTTACTGTCTCTTATTTTGAGTGGGTACAGAATAAGCAAGGCTATTATTGGGATGAAAACGAGGTAAAAGCAAGATTACGTAGAAAAATGGTGTCTGCTTTTCAGCAAATCTATGAAATCTCAAAGAACAGCAATGTAAATTTGCGTGTTGCGGCTTATATGGTCGGGGTAAGAAAAATGGTTGAGGCCTCAGAGTTTAGGGGATGGATATAA
- a CDS encoding DUF378 domain-containing protein has protein sequence MSTIQRIALILTIIGAINWGLIGFFGFNLVEAIFGDNSALSRIIYGLVGIAGLINLGLLFKPNEQYVREPETETTR, from the coding sequence TTGAGTACTATTCAAAGAATTGCTTTAATTCTTACCATCATTGGTGCCATCAATTGGGGATTAATTGGTTTTTTTGGATTTAATTTAGTTGAAGCCATTTTTGGAGATAATTCAGCATTATCAAGGATTATTTACGGTCTAGTTGGTATCGCTGGACTTATTAACTTGGGATTACTCTTCAAACCAAATGAACAGTATGTAAGAGAGCCAGAAACAGAAACAACGAGGTAA
- a CDS encoding iron-containing alcohol dehydrogenase, which translates to MQNFTYWNPTKLIFGKDQLEQLKKEVPLYGKKVLVVYGGGSIKRSGLYDKVINLLNEIDAQVYELPGVEPNPRITTARKGVEICKSEGIDLLLAVGGGSVIDCTKLIAAGAKYDGDAWDLVIRKAAVTEALPFGTVLTLAATGSEMNSGSVITNWETNEKYGWGSPFTFPKFSILDPVHTFSVPRDQTIYGIVDMMSHVLEHYFHLEENTLFQDHMCESLLITVMETAPKLLENLESYEHRATILYSGTMALNGILNMGYRGDWATHNLEHAVSAVYDIPHGGGLAILFPHWMKHNLKVKPERFKQLAVRVFGVDPEGKSAEEAGLEGIQKLREYWNSIGAPAHLADYNIDDSKIELMADRAMVYGEFGNFAKLNREDVISIYRESL; encoded by the coding sequence ATGCAAAATTTTACTTATTGGAATCCAACCAAATTAATCTTTGGTAAAGACCAGCTGGAGCAATTAAAAAAGGAAGTTCCTCTCTATGGAAAAAAGGTGTTAGTTGTTTATGGTGGGGGCAGCATAAAGCGCAGCGGTCTTTATGACAAGGTGATCAATTTACTGAATGAAATTGATGCTCAAGTGTATGAATTACCTGGAGTTGAACCAAATCCTCGAATTACTACTGCTCGTAAAGGAGTAGAAATTTGTAAAAGTGAAGGGATTGACCTTCTATTAGCAGTTGGGGGCGGAAGTGTCATCGATTGTACGAAATTGATTGCTGCGGGTGCTAAATACGATGGTGATGCTTGGGACTTAGTAATTAGAAAAGCTGCGGTAACTGAGGCATTACCATTTGGAACGGTCCTGACCTTAGCCGCTACCGGTTCAGAAATGAATTCAGGGTCTGTTATTACCAATTGGGAGACGAATGAAAAATATGGATGGGGAAGTCCTTTTACTTTTCCAAAGTTCTCAATCCTAGATCCTGTACATACATTTTCTGTTCCAAGAGACCAGACCATCTATGGAATTGTCGATATGATGTCCCATGTATTAGAACACTACTTTCATTTGGAGGAAAATACATTATTCCAAGATCATATGTGTGAATCCTTACTTATTACAGTGATGGAAACAGCACCTAAACTGCTCGAGAATTTAGAAAGTTATGAACACCGTGCGACGATTCTTTATAGCGGAACCATGGCTTTAAACGGTATTTTAAACATGGGTTACCGTGGTGATTGGGCGACCCATAATCTAGAACATGCCGTTTCAGCCGTATATGATATTCCGCATGGCGGTGGTCTTGCGATTTTATTTCCTCACTGGATGAAACATAACCTGAAAGTAAAGCCAGAGCGCTTTAAGCAGCTGGCGGTACGTGTATTTGGAGTAGATCCTGAAGGTAAAAGTGCAGAAGAGGCTGGGCTTGAAGGCATTCAAAAGTTACGTGAATATTGGAATAGTATTGGTGCACCAGCACATTTAGCTGATTATAATATTGATGACAGCAAGATTGAGTTAATGGCTGACAGAGCAATGGTTTACGGTGAATTCGGTAACTTTGCTAAATTAAATCGAGAAGACGTTATATCCATTTATCGTGAGTCACTATAA
- a CDS encoding glucose-6-phosphate isomerase, producing the protein MTHIRFDYSKALAFFAEHEITYLRDAVKVAHHSLHEQTGAGSDFLGWIDLPTNYDKEEFSRIKQSAEKIKSDSDVLLVIGIGGSYLGARAAIEMLQHSFYNSLPKEKRKTPQIIFVGNNISSTYMRDVMDLLDGKDFSVNVISKSGTTTEPAIAFRIFRKLLEEKYGVEEARKRIYATTDKARGALKTLANEEGYESFVIADDIGGRYSVLTAVGLLPIAVSGADIDKMMEGAAKAQEDFGHSELEENPAYQYAAVRNALYNKGKTIEMLINYEPGLQYFSEWWKQLFGESEGKDQKGIYPSSANFSTDLHSLGQYVQEGRRDLFETVIKVEKPRHELIIEEAESDLDGLNYLAGQSVDFVNNKAFQGTMLAHTDGGVPNLIVSIPEQDEYTFGYLVYFFEKACAMSGYLLGVNPFDQPGVEAYKVNMFALLGKPGFEEKKAELEKRL; encoded by the coding sequence ATGACACACATACGTTTTGATTATTCAAAAGCGTTAGCCTTCTTTGCAGAACATGAAATTACATATTTACGTGATGCCGTAAAGGTGGCACACCATTCCCTGCATGAGCAAACAGGAGCTGGAAGCGACTTTTTAGGATGGATAGACCTTCCTACAAATTACGACAAGGAAGAGTTTTCACGTATTAAGCAATCTGCAGAAAAAATTAAATCAGATTCTGATGTACTTCTAGTAATTGGGATAGGCGGTTCCTATTTAGGGGCAAGAGCTGCAATTGAAATGTTACAGCATAGCTTCTACAATTCACTGCCAAAAGAAAAACGGAAAACACCACAAATTATTTTTGTTGGTAACAATATCAGTTCTACCTATATGAGAGATGTAATGGATCTCCTTGATGGGAAAGACTTTTCAGTAAACGTTATTTCAAAGTCTGGAACGACAACAGAACCTGCCATTGCCTTTAGAATCTTCCGTAAGCTCCTTGAAGAAAAATATGGTGTGGAAGAAGCACGCAAGAGAATTTATGCAACGACAGACAAAGCAAGAGGTGCCTTGAAAACCTTAGCTAACGAAGAAGGTTATGAATCTTTTGTGATTGCAGATGATATTGGCGGACGCTATTCTGTATTAACTGCAGTCGGCTTACTTCCTATCGCTGTTAGCGGTGCAGACATCGATAAGATGATGGAGGGGGCAGCAAAAGCACAAGAAGACTTCGGCCACTCTGAGTTAGAAGAAAATCCTGCCTACCAATATGCTGCTGTTAGAAATGCGCTATATAATAAAGGGAAAACCATTGAAATGCTGATCAATTATGAGCCAGGATTACAATATTTTTCTGAATGGTGGAAGCAGTTATTTGGAGAAAGTGAAGGAAAAGACCAAAAAGGTATTTACCCTTCTTCTGCGAACTTCTCAACAGATCTCCATTCACTTGGACAGTATGTACAAGAAGGTCGCCGTGATTTATTCGAAACCGTCATTAAAGTAGAAAAACCACGCCATGAATTGATTATCGAAGAAGCCGAAAGTGATTTAGACGGATTAAATTATCTTGCTGGTCAATCCGTTGACTTTGTAAACAATAAAGCATTCCAAGGAACCATGCTTGCCCATACAGATGGTGGAGTTCCAAACCTAATCGTATCCATTCCTGAGCAAGATGAATATACGTTCGGCTACCTAGTCTACTTCTTTGAAAAGGCTTGTGCAATGAGCGGATACTTACTAGGAGTGAATCCTTTTGACCAGCCAGGAGTAGAAGCTTATAAAGTAAACATGTTTGCATTACTTGGCAAGCCAGGCTTCGAAGAAAAGAAAGCAGAACTTGAAAAAAGACTTTAA
- a CDS encoding YugN-like family protein, with amino-acid sequence MIEIPSSVEGKQFDLYKLEQKLKPIGYSIGGNWDYDHGAFDYKINDEVGYQFLRLPFSAIDGQLDARNCTVELGRPFLLSHKYQIGLDDHIGDAGTLNQFSEPVDKDASFPEQYIETGKTLVKELESILSTE; translated from the coding sequence ATGATTGAAATACCATCAAGTGTAGAAGGTAAGCAGTTTGATTTGTATAAGCTGGAACAAAAATTAAAGCCAATCGGTTATTCCATTGGAGGTAACTGGGATTATGACCACGGTGCCTTTGACTACAAAATAAATGATGAAGTGGGCTATCAGTTTCTTAGGCTGCCATTTTCGGCAATAGATGGCCAGTTAGACGCACGAAACTGTACGGTAGAGCTTGGGCGTCCATTCCTATTGTCTCATAAGTATCAAATAGGGCTTGATGACCATATTGGCGATGCAGGCACTTTAAATCAGTTTTCAGAACCAGTTGATAAGGACGCAAGTTTTCCTGAACAGTATATTGAAACAGGGAAAACCCTTGTTAAAGAACTAGAATCAATATTGAGTACTGAATAA